The Blastomonas fulva genome contains a region encoding:
- a CDS encoding IclR family transcriptional regulator translates to MEDAAKPGKDSEYLSTLERGLKVLRAFDATHPEMQLSEVAQVTGLSPAVARRCLNTLVQLGYVAQFGRKFLLRPEVLSFGTAYLSSMNVEQVILPPLQKLRDDTGDSASMAVLSGTDILYVAHVSTNRRIRLGANVGTRFPVHATSLGKVLLAFQSEAVIAQYMAAVDLQRFTERTVTSHAALEQRLQGARETGYDSALDELDYGIVSVAVPVFDANRKAIASINCSTSTTRISQDELVRTRLPMLREASAEIGNALQRWPTLMHSLQHN, encoded by the coding sequence ATGGAAGACGCGGCAAAGCCCGGCAAAGACAGCGAGTATCTCTCGACCCTCGAACGCGGGCTCAAGGTGCTGCGCGCGTTCGATGCGACGCATCCCGAAATGCAGCTGAGCGAAGTCGCGCAGGTCACCGGCTTGAGCCCGGCAGTGGCGCGGCGCTGCCTCAACACCTTGGTGCAACTGGGCTATGTCGCACAATTCGGGCGCAAGTTCCTGCTGCGGCCCGAGGTGCTGTCGTTCGGTACCGCGTATCTCTCCTCGATGAATGTCGAGCAGGTGATCCTGCCGCCGCTGCAGAAATTGCGCGACGATACCGGCGACAGCGCGTCGATGGCGGTGCTGTCGGGCACTGATATCCTCTATGTCGCGCACGTCTCGACCAACCGCCGGATCCGGCTGGGCGCGAATGTCGGCACGCGCTTTCCCGTGCATGCGACGTCGCTGGGCAAGGTGCTGCTGGCGTTCCAGTCCGAAGCGGTGATCGCGCAATACATGGCCGCGGTCGATCTCCAGCGGTTCACCGAGCGGACCGTGACCAGCCACGCGGCGTTGGAGCAGCGGCTGCAGGGCGCGCGCGAGACCGGCTATGATTCGGCGCTCGACGAGCTCGATTATGGCATCGTCTCGGTCGCGGTGCCGGTGTTCGATGCCAATCGCAAGGCGATCGCCTCGATCAACTGCTCGACCTCGACCACGCGCATCTCGCAGGACGAACTGGTCCGCACCCGGCTGCCGATGCTGCGCGAGGCCTCGGCCGAAATCGGCAACGCGCTGCAGCGCTGGCCGACCCTGATGCACTCGCTGCAGCACAACTGA
- a CDS encoding TonB-dependent receptor codes for MSGLWNRLLLAGSTSALALACATPALAQGQAAPADDEGEIVVTALRRDTNLQDTPAAITAFNAETIENAGIDKAADFIGLTSNVQLIETQNAGNAFVIIRGITQNRNSEPSVAVVVDGVQQVNAAQFSQELFDIEQIEILKGPQGGLYGRNAIGGAIIINTKQPSDQFEGRVFAGIDNGFGYTLRAGVSGPISDTLKFRLSGSYRDTNGYIPNTFLGEDADPLEDISLRGKLLWTPTDQLTVDLRASMSLLRTQALYYNIVADVNDTSLPVRVNNAGQNDRDIYNVSAKIDYKADWGSITSVTSYDTLSEILTGDAFNFLPIQESLFFAIFGFDLNQSQFLDVEAISQDLRIQSADGQKFNWSVGGYFIDTNRYISTGNMVDTGAGVFPVFRTPSTNPLNPQATFLADSQSNFAWALYANVGYEFSEAFRVDASLRYDRDKRRNRTLTPTAFIPVVPGFPTGRTGEVRRETFDEWQPKITLTYKPVDNVTIYGGYSRGFRSGGFNQTGVGAVAAGTGVVGVADIYEAEVADTFEIGVKTTLFDRMLTLNASAYTTKSENGYFFVFLAANSTQNLGNVPEVQLQGFEIDGTLRPARGLDINFGLGVTYSEIKEFPDPTVIGNEAPFISRYTINLGTQYESNLGDSDLKGRIRVDYNRTGKTWFDVPNSTVRRPVDLVNARLTLDGGAWSLTGFADNLFNKRYNAEFSPGGFVFKGRPRVFGLEALYKF; via the coding sequence ATGTCCGGATTGTGGAACAGGCTGCTTCTGGCAGGATCGACGTCGGCGCTGGCGCTGGCATGTGCAACGCCTGCCCTGGCGCAAGGCCAGGCTGCCCCGGCTGACGATGAAGGCGAGATCGTCGTCACCGCGCTGCGCCGCGACACCAATCTTCAGGACACCCCCGCCGCGATCACCGCGTTCAACGCCGAGACGATCGAGAATGCCGGGATCGACAAGGCCGCGGACTTCATCGGGCTGACCTCGAACGTCCAGCTGATCGAGACGCAGAACGCGGGCAACGCGTTCGTCATCATCCGCGGGATCACCCAGAACCGCAATTCCGAGCCCTCGGTCGCCGTGGTGGTTGACGGAGTGCAGCAGGTCAATGCTGCCCAGTTCAGTCAGGAATTGTTCGATATCGAGCAGATCGAAATCCTCAAAGGTCCGCAGGGCGGCCTGTACGGACGCAACGCGATCGGCGGCGCGATCATCATCAACACCAAGCAGCCCAGCGACCAGTTCGAGGGCCGGGTGTTCGCTGGGATCGACAACGGCTTCGGCTACACGCTGCGCGCAGGCGTTTCAGGCCCGATCAGCGACACGCTCAAGTTCCGGCTTTCGGGATCGTACCGCGACACCAACGGCTATATCCCCAACACCTTCCTGGGCGAGGATGCCGATCCGCTCGAGGACATCTCGCTGCGCGGCAAGTTGCTGTGGACCCCGACCGATCAGCTGACCGTCGATCTGCGCGCCTCGATGTCGCTGCTGCGCACCCAGGCGCTGTACTACAACATCGTTGCCGATGTGAACGACACCAGCCTGCCGGTGCGGGTCAACAATGCCGGGCAGAACGACCGCGACATCTACAACGTGTCTGCCAAGATCGACTACAAGGCCGACTGGGGATCGATCACCTCGGTCACTTCGTACGACACGCTGTCCGAAATCCTGACCGGCGACGCGTTCAACTTCCTTCCGATCCAGGAATCGCTTTTCTTCGCGATCTTCGGCTTCGATCTCAACCAGAGCCAGTTCCTCGATGTCGAGGCGATCAGCCAGGATCTGCGCATCCAGTCGGCGGACGGGCAGAAGTTCAATTGGTCGGTGGGCGGCTATTTCATCGACACCAACCGCTATATCTCGACCGGCAACATGGTCGATACCGGCGCGGGCGTGTTCCCGGTGTTCCGCACCCCCAGCACCAATCCGCTCAATCCGCAGGCGACCTTCCTGGCGGATTCGCAGAGCAATTTCGCCTGGGCGCTCTACGCCAATGTCGGCTATGAATTCTCCGAAGCCTTCCGCGTCGATGCCTCGCTGCGTTATGACCGCGACAAGCGTCGCAACCGGACTTTGACCCCGACCGCGTTCATCCCGGTGGTCCCGGGCTTCCCCACCGGTCGCACCGGCGAAGTGCGCCGCGAGACCTTTGACGAATGGCAGCCCAAGATCACGCTGACCTACAAGCCGGTCGACAACGTGACGATCTATGGCGGCTACAGCCGAGGCTTCCGCTCGGGCGGGTTCAACCAGACCGGCGTCGGTGCAGTGGCGGCGGGCACCGGCGTGGTGGGTGTCGCGGACATCTATGAGGCCGAGGTCGCCGACACCTTCGAGATCGGCGTCAAGACCACTTTGTTCGACCGGATGCTGACGCTCAACGCCAGCGCCTACACCACCAAGTCCGAAAACGGCTATTTCTTCGTCTTCCTCGCCGCCAACTCGACGCAGAACCTGGGCAATGTTCCCGAGGTGCAGCTGCAGGGCTTCGAGATCGATGGCACGCTGCGTCCCGCGCGCGGGCTGGACATCAACTTCGGCCTCGGCGTCACCTACAGCGAGATCAAGGAATTCCCCGACCCCACCGTGATCGGCAACGAAGCCCCGTTCATCTCGCGCTACACGATCAACCTGGGCACCCAGTACGAGAGCAACCTGGGCGACAGCGATCTCAAGGGCCGTATCCGGGTGGATTACAACCGCACCGGCAAGACCTGGTTCGATGTGCCCAACTCGACCGTGCGGCGGCCGGTGGACCTCGTCAACGCGCGGCTGACATTGGATGGCGGCGCCTGGTCGCTGACAGGCTTTGCCGACAACCTGTTCAACAAGCGCTACAATGCCGAGTTCTCGCCCGGCGGCTTCGTGTTCAAGGGCCGCCCGCGCGTCTTCGGACTCGAGGCGCTCTACAAGTTCTGA
- the wrbA gene encoding NAD(P)H:quinone oxidoreductase, whose translation MARILILYYSGYGHTEVMAGAVADGVNAVAGCEAVVKRVPELVSDEVAAAAHMKIDQAAAFASPDELADYDGIIFGTPTRFGNMAAQMRNFLDQTGGLWAKGALIGKPGSVFVSTASQHGGQETTITSFHTTLLHHGMIVIGLPYSFAGNTIMTEISGGTPYGASTIAGGDGSRMPSENELAGARFQGEHVARITLKLAA comes from the coding sequence GTGGCACGCATCCTCATCCTCTATTATTCGGGCTATGGTCACACCGAGGTGATGGCGGGTGCCGTCGCTGATGGCGTCAATGCGGTTGCGGGCTGCGAGGCAGTGGTCAAGCGCGTGCCCGAACTGGTGTCGGACGAGGTTGCTGCGGCCGCGCACATGAAGATCGATCAGGCAGCTGCGTTCGCCAGCCCGGATGAGCTTGCCGATTATGACGGCATCATCTTCGGCACGCCCACCCGTTTCGGCAACATGGCCGCGCAGATGCGCAACTTCCTCGACCAGACCGGCGGGCTGTGGGCCAAGGGCGCGCTGATCGGCAAGCCGGGCAGCGTCTTTGTCTCCACCGCCAGCCAGCATGGCGGGCAGGAGACCACGATCACCTCGTTCCACACCACGTTGCTCCACCATGGCATGATCGTCATCGGCCTGCCCTACAGCTTTGCCGGCAACACCATCATGACCGAGATCAGCGGCGGCACGCCTTATGGCGCGAGCACGATCGCAGGCGGCGACGGATCGCGCATGCCGTCCGAAAACGAGCTTGCAGGCGCGCGCTTCCAGGGCGAGCATGTCGCCCGCATCACGCTGAAGCTGGCGGCCTGA
- a CDS encoding VOC family protein, which produces MSVLVNRLHHTAYTTRDLEATRAFYEDVLGFPLVATYCEMDELFGKERTYCHCFFAMKDGSALAFFQFANEDDQAEFSPPIPESPFHHIALHVDQDAQIELERRIAAAGIVEPQTYILEHGYCRSVYVKDPNGMIIEFTCDAPEALAIEADVRAKARTELARWLAGDHSNNNTFRSVEAA; this is translated from the coding sequence ATGAGCGTATTGGTCAACCGTTTGCACCACACTGCCTATACCACCCGCGATCTCGAGGCGACACGCGCGTTCTACGAGGACGTGCTGGGATTTCCTCTGGTCGCGACCTATTGCGAGATGGACGAGCTGTTCGGCAAGGAGCGGACCTATTGCCATTGCTTTTTCGCGATGAAGGATGGCAGCGCGCTCGCCTTCTTCCAGTTCGCCAACGAGGACGACCAGGCCGAATTCAGCCCGCCGATCCCCGAATCGCCGTTCCATCACATCGCGCTGCATGTCGATCAGGATGCGCAGATCGAGCTCGAGCGGCGCATTGCTGCTGCCGGCATCGTCGAGCCGCAGACCTACATCCTTGAGCACGGCTATTGCCGCTCGGTCTATGTCAAGGACCCCAACGGCATGATCATCGAGTTCACCTGCGATGCGCCCGAGGCGCTGGCGATCGAGGCCGATGTGCGCGCCAAGGCGCGGACCGAGCTCGCACGCTGGCTGGCGGGCGACCACAGCAACAACAATACCTTCCGCAGCGTCGAAGCGGCCTGA
- a CDS encoding alpha/beta fold hydrolase, with the protein MAGPVGRLGDAFAMIPPAAVLGGETFWLDVGDGRLAVETIGRGPAVVLLHGWTLDRRMWTLQARALADRFTLIAIDRRGFGQSALPPCRAREVEDLARLADRLQLASFHLVGMSQAGATAIAYAIAHRDRIATLVLQGISLAGIPDHSNASDTIPLADYADMVRAGRLAEMKRHWADHPLMAGLTGEAADIGAAMLADYDGSDLLAGPAGPSARLDSMAALSVPVLAITGDADTPWRRTVTQALARSAPLGQARFVRGAGHLCNLSHGLEYNAALCAFLARPLMPVPDAVND; encoded by the coding sequence ATGGCTGGCCCGGTTGGCAGGCTGGGCGACGCATTTGCGATGATCCCGCCTGCCGCCGTGCTGGGCGGAGAGACGTTCTGGCTCGATGTCGGTGACGGCCGGCTGGCGGTCGAGACGATCGGGCGCGGGCCTGCGGTCGTTCTGCTGCACGGCTGGACGCTCGACCGGCGGATGTGGACGCTGCAGGCGCGCGCGCTGGCCGACCGGTTCACGCTGATCGCGATCGACCGGCGGGGGTTCGGCCAGTCGGCCCTGCCGCCCTGCCGCGCGCGCGAAGTCGAGGATCTGGCCCGGCTGGCCGACCGTCTGCAGCTGGCAAGCTTCCATCTGGTGGGCATGTCTCAGGCGGGCGCGACCGCGATCGCGTATGCGATCGCGCACCGCGACCGCATCGCCACCCTGGTGCTGCAGGGCATCTCGCTGGCCGGAATCCCCGATCATTCGAACGCATCGGACACCATACCGCTCGCCGATTATGCCGACATGGTGCGGGCCGGGCGGCTCGCCGAGATGAAGCGGCACTGGGCCGATCATCCGCTGATGGCGGGCCTGACGGGCGAGGCGGCGGACATCGGCGCCGCCATGCTCGCCGATTATGACGGCAGCGACCTGCTCGCAGGTCCCGCAGGACCTTCGGCGCGGCTGGATAGCATGGCCGCGCTCTCCGTGCCGGTGCTGGCGATCACCGGTGATGCCGACACCCCCTGGCGGCGCACCGTGACCCAGGCGCTGGCGCGCAGTGCGCCGCTGGGCCAGGCGCGCTTCGTGCGCGGCGCAGGCCATCTGTGCAACCTCTCGCACGGGCTGGAATACAACGCCGCGCTGTGCGCCTTTCTTGCCCGGCCGCTGATGCCGGTGCCCGATGCCGTGAACGACTGA
- a CDS encoding cobalamin-independent methionine synthase II family protein → MAAPESFLTTHVGSLPRPEALLDMVFAREGGEQVSEADFDAAVEHATAYVIKRQIEAGVSIVNDGEQSKPSYATYIKHRLSGFGGEAGQYEFADLEAFPGAKAQVFGNTGRAKRSAPACTAPITVIDMEAPRIDAERLKRLANGHATFMSAASPGVTALFFPNQYYASDEEYVFALAEGLRHEYETIAAAGITLQVDCPDLAMGRHVQFTHLSLEDFRKRIGMNIAALNHAVQNIPAEQLRMHLCWGNYPGPHHCDVALDEIADIVWTAKPQTVLIEGANPRHAHEFAFFEQHPLPEGKILCPGMVEPQSPYIEHPELIAQRIGRYADLLGRERVMAGVDCGFSVHAGSNSLDPEIVWAKLAALAQGAAIASARYW, encoded by the coding sequence ATGGCCGCGCCTGAAAGTTTTCTCACCACCCATGTCGGCAGCCTGCCGCGGCCCGAGGCCCTGCTCGATATGGTCTTCGCGCGCGAGGGCGGGGAGCAGGTGTCCGAGGCGGACTTCGATGCCGCGGTCGAGCATGCGACCGCCTATGTCATCAAGCGCCAGATCGAGGCGGGGGTGAGCATCGTCAACGATGGCGAGCAGTCCAAGCCCAGCTATGCGACCTATATCAAGCACCGGCTCTCGGGCTTCGGCGGCGAGGCGGGGCAGTATGAATTCGCCGATCTCGAAGCCTTCCCCGGCGCAAAGGCGCAGGTTTTCGGCAACACGGGCCGCGCCAAAAGGTCGGCCCCGGCGTGCACCGCGCCGATCACCGTGATCGACATGGAAGCCCCGCGGATCGATGCCGAGCGGCTGAAGCGGCTCGCAAACGGCCACGCCACCTTCATGTCGGCGGCCTCGCCAGGGGTGACCGCCCTGTTCTTCCCCAACCAATACTATGCCAGCGACGAGGAGTATGTCTTCGCGCTCGCCGAGGGACTGCGGCACGAATACGAGACGATTGCCGCTGCCGGGATCACTTTGCAGGTCGATTGTCCGGACCTCGCGATGGGCCGCCACGTGCAGTTCACGCACCTGAGCCTCGAGGACTTCCGCAAGCGGATCGGCATGAACATCGCGGCGCTCAACCACGCGGTGCAGAACATCCCGGCGGAGCAATTGCGGATGCACCTGTGCTGGGGCAACTATCCGGGTCCACACCATTGCGACGTAGCGCTGGACGAGATTGCCGATATCGTCTGGACCGCCAAGCCGCAGACCGTGCTGATCGAGGGCGCGAACCCGCGCCACGCGCATGAGTTCGCCTTTTTCGAGCAGCATCCTCTCCCCGAAGGCAAGATCCTGTGCCCCGGAATGGTCGAACCGCAGAGCCCCTATATTGAGCACCCCGAGCTCATCGCGCAGCGCATCGGCCGCTATGCCGATCTGCTTGGGCGCGAGCGGGTGATGGCGGGCGTGGACTGCGGCTTTTCGGTCCATGCCGGCAGCAACAGCCTCGATCCCGAGATCGTCTGGGCCAAGCTCGCGGCGCTGGCGCAGGGCGCAGCCATCGCCAGCGCGCGCTACTGGTAA
- a CDS encoding PAS domain S-box protein has product MDSPTTEPLLMQPVGAFDFSSDIIIGLAEDGTIRAWNAAAADSLGYSPADIIGQPVTEVLPELDAASLRACLERGIANGTGGCDMVAHHRNGVPTSLSLSISPASTQGDGSDGFWIVAKDMSRKLRMRNIQQPLIDCARLVGEPFLEKAVEVLAGALRVRWVTIAEIDPDNPVTARTVRFWADGSLQPSTDYALRGTPCEDVAQNRICFVRSDAIAQYPDDHMLVEMGVESYLGVPLHSSTGKLIGLLSVMHDAPIDEHIQPALILELFAGRSAAELERLKSSSSVERLGRIVEDAVSEAFLFDADTLNFILVNRGARDNLGYSMEELRSLTPIDIKPMIDADTFRALIAPLLAGEQQMLTFETVHRRKDGTDYNVAVRLQLLVDQQQRLFYAAIEDITERDRTMRELQSVTNRLNTVLGNTSMAVFLMDDQQQCVYLNDAAERLTGYRFAEIEGRILHDVIHHTRPSGQPFPLAECAIDRALPEVNQVQGEEVFVHKDGSFYPVSYSASPIQDGSGIAIGTVLEVKNITAELEARMARENFNAELKAQVEKALAERDAAEAQLRHAQKMEAVGKLTGGVAHDFNNLLQIIGGSLELLGRDVAGNERARQRLDLALSGVARGTRLAQQLLAFSRKQPLAPKPVNLPRLVGNLEDMLRRALGEHIGLKTTAETGLWDCFVDDGQLENAILNLAINARDAMPGGGLFTIEMANAAVDNLFACKYPDMQAGDYVMVSVTDTGSGMPPDVRDRIFEPFFTTKEVGKGTGLGLSMVYGLIKQSGGHVTVYSEPGIGTTFRIYLPRSTTPDTAALERRSDTISGGSETILVVEDDDDVRTTVTALLGELGYTTLTARDAAAGLAIVESGTALDMLFSDVVMPGPVQSHELAKRAVQLIPQLAVLFTSGYTEKGIVHGGTLEAGVRLLSKPYTREMLARKVREALDARATA; this is encoded by the coding sequence ATGGACTCCCCGACAACAGAGCCGCTGCTGATGCAGCCGGTCGGCGCGTTCGATTTCAGCTCGGACATCATCATCGGGCTGGCCGAGGACGGGACCATCCGCGCCTGGAACGCCGCTGCCGCCGATTCGCTGGGATACTCGCCGGCGGATATCATCGGCCAACCGGTGACCGAGGTGCTGCCCGAGCTTGATGCGGCCTCATTGCGCGCATGCCTCGAGCGAGGAATCGCCAACGGCACGGGCGGTTGCGACATGGTCGCGCATCATCGCAACGGCGTTCCCACCAGCCTGAGCCTCAGCATTTCCCCCGCTTCGACCCAAGGTGATGGCTCGGACGGATTCTGGATCGTCGCCAAGGACATGTCGCGCAAGCTGCGGATGCGCAACATCCAGCAGCCGCTCATCGATTGCGCTCGGCTGGTGGGCGAGCCTTTCCTGGAAAAGGCGGTGGAGGTGCTCGCCGGCGCGCTGAGGGTGCGATGGGTGACGATCGCCGAGATCGACCCCGACAACCCCGTCACCGCGCGCACCGTCCGCTTCTGGGCGGACGGCAGCCTGCAGCCCAGCACCGATTACGCCCTGCGCGGAACGCCTTGCGAAGATGTCGCGCAGAACCGGATCTGCTTCGTGCGATCGGACGCGATAGCGCAGTATCCCGATGACCACATGCTGGTGGAGATGGGCGTGGAGAGCTATCTCGGCGTCCCGCTGCATTCGAGCACCGGCAAGCTGATCGGCCTGCTGTCGGTGATGCACGATGCCCCGATCGACGAGCATATCCAGCCCGCACTAATCCTCGAACTGTTCGCCGGTCGCTCCGCCGCCGAACTCGAACGGCTCAAATCCTCCTCCAGCGTCGAGCGGCTGGGGCGGATTGTCGAGGATGCGGTCAGCGAGGCGTTCCTGTTCGATGCGGACACGCTCAACTTCATCCTGGTCAACCGCGGCGCACGGGACAATCTGGGCTATTCGATGGAAGAGCTCCGGTCGCTGACCCCGATCGACATCAAGCCGATGATCGATGCGGACACCTTCCGCGCGCTGATCGCACCGCTGCTCGCGGGCGAACAGCAGATGCTGACCTTCGAGACGGTGCACCGCCGCAAGGATGGCACCGACTACAACGTCGCGGTCCGCCTGCAATTGCTGGTCGATCAGCAGCAGCGGCTGTTCTACGCCGCGATCGAGGACATCACCGAACGCGACCGCACGATGCGCGAGCTGCAAAGCGTCACCAACCGCCTCAACACCGTGCTGGGCAACACATCAATGGCGGTGTTCCTAATGGATGACCAGCAGCAGTGCGTTTACCTCAACGATGCGGCCGAGCGACTGACAGGCTACCGCTTCGCCGAAATCGAAGGCCGCATTCTCCACGATGTCATCCACCACACCCGGCCCAGCGGGCAGCCATTTCCGTTGGCCGAATGTGCGATCGACCGGGCATTGCCCGAGGTTAATCAGGTGCAGGGCGAAGAAGTGTTCGTCCACAAGGATGGCAGCTTCTACCCGGTCTCCTATTCCGCCAGCCCCATCCAGGACGGCTCGGGCATTGCCATCGGGACCGTTCTGGAGGTCAAGAACATCACCGCCGAGCTAGAGGCGCGGATGGCGCGCGAGAATTTCAACGCCGAGCTCAAGGCACAGGTTGAAAAGGCGCTGGCCGAGCGCGATGCCGCCGAGGCGCAACTGCGCCATGCCCAGAAGATGGAAGCGGTGGGCAAGCTGACCGGCGGTGTCGCGCACGACTTCAACAATCTGCTACAGATCATCGGCGGCAGCCTGGAGCTGCTCGGCCGCGATGTCGCGGGCAACGAGCGCGCGCGCCAGCGGCTTGACCTGGCGCTGTCGGGCGTGGCGCGGGGCACGAGGCTGGCGCAGCAGTTGCTCGCCTTCAGCCGCAAGCAGCCGCTGGCGCCCAAGCCGGTCAACCTGCCGCGCCTGGTCGGCAATCTGGAAGACATGCTGCGCCGCGCACTGGGTGAACACATCGGCCTCAAGACCACCGCCGAGACCGGATTGTGGGATTGCTTCGTCGACGATGGCCAGCTGGAAAACGCGATCCTGAACCTGGCGATCAACGCGCGCGATGCGATGCCCGGCGGCGGACTGTTCACCATAGAGATGGCCAATGCCGCAGTGGACAACCTGTTCGCCTGCAAATACCCGGACATGCAGGCGGGCGACTATGTCATGGTCTCGGTAACCGACACCGGCAGCGGAATGCCGCCCGATGTGCGCGACCGGATCTTCGAGCCGTTCTTCACCACCAAGGAGGTGGGCAAGGGCACAGGGCTCGGCCTCAGCATGGTCTATGGCCTGATCAAGCAATCGGGCGGGCATGTCACGGTGTACAGCGAACCGGGAATCGGCACGACCTTCCGCATCTATCTGCCGCGATCAACCACCCCCGACACCGCAGCGCTTGAGCGGCGTTCCGACACCATATCGGGCGGCAGCGAGACGATCCTGGTGGTCGAGGACGATGACGATGTCCGCACCACCGTCACCGCATTGCTGGGCGAGCTGGGCTATACCACCCTCACCGCGCGCGATGCCGCCGCTGGCCTCGCCATCGTCGAGAGCGGCACCGCGCTCGACATGCTGTTCAGCGATGTCGTGATGCCGGGACCGGTGCAGAGCCACGAGCTTGCCAAGCGTGCGGTGCAGCTGATCCCGCAACTCGCGGTGCTGTTCACCTCGGGCTATACCGAAAAGGGCATCGTCCATGGCGGCACTTTGGAAGCAGGCGTCAGGCTGCTGAGCAAGCCCTACACCCGCGAGATGCTGGCGCGCAAAGTGCGCGAGGCGCTCGACGCGCGCGCAACGGCCTGA
- a CDS encoding BlaI/MecI/CopY family transcriptional regulator, translating to MAPERISDAEHAVMEVLWQRSPLTAADVAEALADARDWTLQTVKTLLSRLANKGAVSYEQDGRRYLYSPILAREDYVGDESRRLVDRLFGGRAAPLIAHLAEQQKFTAEDLAEIERLIGELKS from the coding sequence ATGGCCCCCGAACGTATCAGCGATGCCGAACATGCGGTGATGGAGGTGCTGTGGCAGCGATCCCCCTTGACCGCAGCCGATGTTGCCGAAGCGCTCGCCGATGCGCGCGACTGGACGCTGCAGACGGTCAAGACATTGCTCTCGCGGCTCGCGAACAAGGGTGCGGTTTCCTACGAACAGGACGGCCGCCGCTATCTCTACAGCCCGATTCTGGCGCGCGAGGATTATGTCGGCGATGAATCACGGCGGTTGGTCGATCGGCTTTTTGGCGGCCGTGCCGCCCCGCTTATTGCGCATCTGGCCGAACAGCAGAAATTCACGGCGGAGGATTTGGCCGAAATCGAGCGGCTGATCGGGGAGTTGAAGTCATGA